From a single Candidatus Thorarchaeota archaeon genomic region:
- a CDS encoding DNA cytosine methyltransferase — MRLRILDLFCGAGGFSLGFQPPISTHLAIDIDPYPLATLAINQPSVTTLQADIRVLHSQQIEQFLGGRPDIIIASPPCEEYSLANPTSEQPAVDRVYGTGTARLLLDAIRIIGDLEPTVFVIENVAAILRAGGREIIRHELERVGIDDVFFNLIRAERHGLPSKRLRVFISNIPLRLPQQRSPTVMGAIGDLPSLGVDALFEMPKDIPNHTLRILPDSKQKLVRKAKRGRGAQHFKSRGRTIPNWVRLFPNQVATSINGLSRYIHPYEDRLLTVREHARLMSYPDEYIFSGPVDSQYNQVGESVPPLISHLISKEVQMHID, encoded by the coding sequence ATGCGCTTGCGGATATTGGATCTATTCTGTGGGGCTGGCGGTTTCTCATTAGGATTCCAGCCCCCCATCTCAACACACTTGGCAATCGATATAGATCCTTATCCGCTTGCCACGCTTGCCATTAATCAGCCATCGGTAACAACATTACAGGCTGACATTCGTGTGCTGCACTCTCAGCAAATTGAACAGTTTCTCGGGGGACGCCCAGATATCATTATTGCCTCCCCACCATGTGAGGAGTATAGCCTTGCAAATCCTACAAGCGAGCAACCTGCTGTAGACCGTGTATATGGTACGGGGACTGCGCGTCTGCTTCTTGATGCGATTCGAATAATCGGAGATCTTGAACCGACAGTATTTGTCATTGAGAATGTGGCCGCCATCCTTCGGGCCGGCGGTCGTGAGATAATACGTCACGAGCTGGAGCGTGTGGGAATTGATGATGTGTTTTTCAATCTGATACGTGCCGAACGCCATGGCCTACCATCAAAGCGTTTGCGTGTTTTTATCAGTAATATCCCGTTACGATTGCCTCAGCAAAGATCTCCGACCGTTATGGGGGCCATTGGTGACCTTCCATCCTTAGGTGTTGATGCTCTCTTTGAGATGCCTAAGGACATTCCTAATCATACCTTACGTATTCTGCCAGACAGCAAACAAAAATTGGTCCGTAAGGCAAAGAGAGGTCGAGGCGCTCAACACTTTAAATCGAGAGGGCGTACAATCCCCAACTGGGTGCGGCTATTCCCTAATCAGGTGGCTACCTCGATAAATGGACTCTCACGTTACATTCATCCCTATGAAGATCGCCTTCTGACAGTGAGGGAACATGCAAGGCTCATGAGTTATCCTGATGAGTACATTTTTTCCGGTCCTGTGGACAGCCAGTACAATCAAGTAGGAGAGAGTGTTCCACCACTCATCTCGCACCTTATATCAAAGGAGGTTCAAATGCATATTGACTGA
- a CDS encoding RecB-family nuclease: MTEFKNVFVVLHNVHAVSKVIDTAQVVYGLGFSHFIVSKSEGTAAQTGVPDANKLAFKLKGNFMVFPDLPDVIDLLEITRPLLLVSPKLTKSRIQLDELSKRVSSGEPVMIVLSGSPSSFSRKEMDLGECVSLDSRIDIGPAATASIILHSLKRS; encoded by the coding sequence TTGACTGAATTCAAAAACGTCTTTGTAGTACTTCACAATGTACATGCAGTAAGCAAGGTAATCGACACGGCTCAGGTCGTGTATGGTCTGGGCTTCTCTCATTTTATCGTATCAAAATCTGAGGGGACTGCTGCGCAGACTGGAGTCCCTGATGCGAACAAGCTTGCCTTCAAGCTAAAAGGAAACTTCATGGTGTTTCCTGACCTTCCAGATGTGATCGATCTCTTAGAGATTACCCGCCCCTTGCTCTTGGTCTCCCCCAAGTTGACCAAGTCTCGTATCCAGCTAGACGAACTCAGTAAGCGGGTCTCCTCTGGTGAGCCAGTCATGATCGTTCTGTCTGGGAGTCCAAGTTCCTTTTCAAGAAAAGAGATGGATCTTGGGGAATGTGTCTCTCTTGACTCACGCATTGATATTGGTCCAGCAGCCACTGCGTCAATTATACTCCACTCTCTGAAACGCTCATGA
- a CDS encoding metallophosphoesterase produces the protein MKIIFEDRAMLISGTAKTVLLIADIHLGYHIEMEHRIGAVFPPQHQEILERIRRLIDKYNVQTTYILGDLKHSIGADESYNWEAIPEFIKRLQRSSDLVIIPGNHDGDLYALLPRQTSIADIHGIMVTEEPPYIAALHGHAWPSEQALAANILVIGHNHPSIGITRVARTHSQVPIRRSAGSLPAIIKTRLEKNCVRQHIGADKIQDDPVGTLIVLPSFNTLASGNRINRPDMTLQGPLFERGCAETHTAEVYSIDNVYLGTIESLVESTK, from the coding sequence ATGAAGATCATATTCGAGGACCGTGCTATGCTCATCTCAGGCACGGCAAAGACGGTACTATTGATCGCGGACATCCATTTAGGATATCATATTGAGATGGAACACCGAATAGGAGCAGTCTTCCCACCACAGCATCAGGAGATACTTGAACGCATTAGAAGATTGATCGACAAATACAATGTCCAGACCACCTATATCTTAGGAGACCTCAAGCATAGTATAGGCGCTGATGAGTCGTATAATTGGGAGGCCATTCCAGAGTTCATCAAGAGGCTCCAGCGATCATCGGATCTTGTAATAATCCCTGGAAATCATGATGGAGATCTCTATGCATTGCTTCCGCGCCAGACATCTATTGCGGACATACACGGAATAATGGTAACAGAGGAACCACCATATATTGCTGCGCTCCATGGTCATGCGTGGCCGTCAGAACAGGCATTGGCTGCAAATATTCTTGTCATAGGTCACAACCATCCCAGTATTGGAATTACGCGAGTAGCAAGAACACATTCACAGGTGCCTATTAGGAGAAGTGCAGGATCACTACCAGCCATCATTAAGACACGTCTTGAGAAAAACTGTGTCAGACAGCATATTGGTGCGGATAAGATTCAGGATGACCCAGTTGGAACGCTAATCGTCCTTCCCAGTTTCAATACGCTCGCTTCAGGAAATAGAATTAATCGGCCGGATATGACTTTACAGGGACCACTCTTTGAGAGAGGCTGCGCTGAGACCCACACAGCAGAAGTCTATAGTATAGATAATGTATACCTTGGCACTATCGAGTCGTTAGTCGAGTCAACGAAATGA